One Candidatus Neomarinimicrobiota bacterium genomic region harbors:
- a CDS encoding kelch repeat-containing protein: protein MTIVRHKHAAAAMRDGKVLVVGGSDGRGIRGRYASAEVFDPSTSTFSYVADMHVRRFKLRGTAVVLGSGEVLVAGGADHIEVYDPETKTFRIAGDSLGTALMFATATSLSNGDVFIAGGYDERIRPMANAWVYHP from the coding sequence ATGACCATTGTTCGACATAAACATGCCGCGGCGGCGATGCGTGATGGCAAGGTTCTGGTCGTGGGGGGATCTGACGGCCGCGGTATCCGTGGAAGATACGCCAGTGCGGAAGTGTTCGATCCAAGTACCAGTACATTCTCATATGTCGCGGACATGCATGTGAGGCGTTTCAAACTACGAGGCACAGCGGTGGTTCTGGGATCAGGTGAGGTTTTAGTCGCTGGAGGAGCTGATCACATCGAGGTTTATGACCCTGAAACAAAAACCTTCCGGATTGCCGGAGATAGTTTGGGTACAGCCCTGATGTTTGCCACGGCTACGAGTCTATCTAATGGTGATGTTTTCATTGCCGGAGGCTACGATGAACGGATTCGGCCCATGGCGAATGCGTGGGTGTATCACCCATAG